The nucleotide window GTGGGCGTGGAGGCGACCGTCGATGCCAAGGGGCGTGTGGTCGACTGCCGAGTGGTTGCACCACTGGAGCCACTGATTGACCAGGCGGTGGTAGAGGCGGTATATCGCAGCCCCTTCTTTCCTGCTTTTGTCCAAGGAGTACCCGCAGGGACCACGGTACTCGTGCAAGTAGCTGGAGAACGAAGGTAGGGAGGCCCTTAAGCTAGCCATTGCGCCCAAGCGATGTCTGCTCCCTCGGACGATGGTCTCCCCCGGTCAGGCAGGACCAGGGGCTTCTCCTCTTCATAGGTTCCAAAGAGGCAACATGTAGTGTCTGATTGCATGGAGGAAGTCCTCGATGATCAAGCGGCTTTGTGCCATAGTCTCTGCGTGTGCCCTTACTGCTTCGCACCTGGCTGCTGGCGGTTACCGCAGCGTGGGCGATGTGCGCGCCAGCGAGTGGCGGGACAACCGGCTAACCCTCGACTGCGGCGGCCCACGGGTGGAAATCTCGGTGCTTGCCCGGGACCTCGTGCGCGTGCGGCTTGCTCCCACCGGCGAGTGTGCGCCAGAGTTTTCCTACGCCGTGGTTCGGAACGAGTGGCCCCGAGTCATCTGTACCATGACGGAGGATGCGGAGCAGATTGCCCTGCACACCGAGGAGCTGGAGGTTCGTGTCCGGCGCAGGCCGTGTCGCGTGGCGTTCTACACGAGTGATGGCAAGGAGGTGTGCACTGAGGAGGGGGCGATGGGCATGGCTTGGGATGGCCCGCGCGTGCAGTGCTTCAAGAAGATGCCCCAGGATGAGCTCTACTACGGCCTGGGGGAAAAGACCGGGCGCCTGAACAAGCGCGGCCGCGCCTGGGTTATGTGGAACACCGACTACCCAGGCTACAATGCCGCCACCGACCCGCTCTACCAGTCCCATCCCTTTTTCATCGCCCTGCGCCGCGGCAGCGCCTACGGGATCTTTTTCCACAATACCCATCGCAGCACGTTCAAGTTTGCCGCAGGGACCCAGGCGTACTACTCCTTTGGTGCAGACGGTGGTGAGCTGGACTACTACTTTTTCTACGGGCCTAGCATCAAGAAAGTGCTTGCTCGCTATACCGAGCTGGTGGGGCGCATGCCTCTGCCACCCCTGTGGGCTTTGGGCTACCAGCAGTGCCGCTGGAGCTACTATCCAGAGGCAGAGGTGCGCACGCTGGCGCAGACCTTCCGGCAGAAGGGTATCCCCTGCGACGCCCTCTACCTGGACATCCACTACATGGATGGATACCGCTGTTTCACCTGGGACTCCACTCGCTTCCCTGATCCCGGGCGGCTCCTGGGGGATCTTGAGGCAATGGGCTTCAAAGTGGTGGTCATCATCGACCCGGGCATCAAAGTTGACCCCAACTACTGGGTGTGTGCGCAGGGGTTGGCAGGCGATCACTTCTGCCGCCTGCCAGATGGGAGCCTGCACATCAGTCAGGTGTGGCCTGGGGACTGTTACTTTCCGGACTTTACCCGGCCCGAGACGCGCAGATGGTGGGGAGGACTCTATGCGGGGTTGGTCAGAGACGGAGTGGCTGGTTTTTGGAACGACATGAACGAGCCTGGTGTGTGGGGTGGCACCTTCCCGGACATTGTCCAGCATACCCACAATGGGCAGATGGTGGATCACCCGGTGGTCCACAACGTCTATGGTCTGGACATGGCGCGCGGGACCTATGAAGGGGTACGTGCGCTGCGTCCGGACCGGCGCCCGTTTGTTCTCACCCGGGCAGGATTTGCTGGCGTGCAGCGCTATGCTGCCGTGTGGACGGGTGACAACGTGGCCAACTGGGAGCACCTGCGCCTGGCGCTCAGCATGTGCCTGGGCTTGGGGCTGTCCGGTGTGCCGTTTGTCGGCTTCGACATCGGCGGCTTCGAAGGGAGCCCGAGCCCCGAGCTGTTCACGCGCTTTCTCCAGTTGGGTGCGCTCACGCCGCTGTGCCGTAACCACACCTCCCATGGTACCCGCGATCAAGAGCCCTGGGCCTTTGGCGAAAACTTTGAGGAGCTCAACCGGCAGGCCATCTGTCTCCGTTATGAGCTCTTGCCGTACCTCTACAATGTGTTTCGCGAGGCTTCGCTGACCGGCCTGCCGGTCATGAGGCCGCTGGTAATGGAGTTTCAGCAGGACCCGGCGACCTGGGAGCTAGATGACGAATTCCTCCTGGGCGACGCCCTCCTGGCGGCACCCGTGCTCCACGAGGGGGCACGCATGCGCTGGGTCCATCTGCCGGAGGGCGACTGGTACGACTTTTACACCAATCGGACTCACCGGGGTCCGGTGCGCATGATGGTGGAAGCACCTCTGGAGAGAATACCCTTGTTTGTGCGCGCAGGGTCGCTCATCCCGATGCAGGAGCCGGTGAACTATGTGGGTGAGAAGCCCTCGGCGCCGCTGATCCTTAGTCTGTACCCTGCACAAGGTGCCTTTGTCGACTCGGTGTACGAAGATGCAGGCGATGGGTTCGCATACCAAGAAGGTGAATTCGCTGTGCGCGTGGTCGCGGTGACAGAGGACCGTCAGGCCATGCGCC belongs to candidate division KSB1 bacterium and includes:
- a CDS encoding DUF4968 domain-containing protein; its protein translation is MIKRLCAIVSACALTASHLAAGGYRSVGDVRASEWRDNRLTLDCGGPRVEISVLARDLVRVRLAPTGECAPEFSYAVVRNEWPRVICTMTEDAEQIALHTEELEVRVRRRPCRVAFYTSDGKEVCTEEGAMGMAWDGPRVQCFKKMPQDELYYGLGEKTGRLNKRGRAWVMWNTDYPGYNAATDPLYQSHPFFIALRRGSAYGIFFHNTHRSTFKFAAGTQAYYSFGADGGELDYYFFYGPSIKKVLARYTELVGRMPLPPLWALGYQQCRWSYYPEAEVRTLAQTFRQKGIPCDALYLDIHYMDGYRCFTWDSTRFPDPGRLLGDLEAMGFKVVVIIDPGIKVDPNYWVCAQGLAGDHFCRLPDGSLHISQVWPGDCYFPDFTRPETRRWWGGLYAGLVRDGVAGFWNDMNEPGVWGGTFPDIVQHTHNGQMVDHPVVHNVYGLDMARGTYEGVRALRPDRRPFVLTRAGFAGVQRYAAVWTGDNVANWEHLRLALSMCLGLGLSGVPFVGFDIGGFEGSPSPELFTRFLQLGALTPLCRNHTSHGTRDQEPWAFGENFEELNRQAICLRYELLPYLYNVFREASLTGLPVMRPLVMEFQQDPATWELDDEFLLGDALLAAPVLHEGARMRWVHLPEGDWYDFYTNRTHRGPVRMMVEAPLERIPLFVRAGSLIPMQEPVNYVGEKPSAPLILSLYPAQGAFVDSVYEDAGDGFAYQEGEFAVRVVAVTEDRQAMRLVLGPRRGTYQPPRRHLLLRVNGSQAAPRRVMLQGQLLPQVDNTDALQASERGWCYEASRQIAWVKVPESSKEIRVELR